The segment CTTCATCGCTTTCTCCTCGTCATGAACCTTTATGTTAACCAGTTGACGGGCTTCATCCCTCCCGAACTCGGGCAGCTTGGTAGATTGAAGGCACTGGGACTTAGCGGCAACGAGTTAACGGGCGCCATTCCTCCCGAACTTGGACAACTCGGTAATCTGGACGGATGGCTGGATCTCAGCGATAACCTGTTGACCGGACCGATTCCTTACGAACTAGGGCAACTCGGCAGTCTGAGGGAACTGGACCTCAGGGGTAACCAGTTGACAGGGACTATTCCACCCGAATTCGGAAAACTCGGAAACCTGGAATCTCTGCGGTTATCGTTCAACCAGCTGGAAGGCAACATTCCGAACAGCGTAGGCGAAATGGCAAGTTTGAAAACACTGGCCGTCATGGGAAACGCCGGCATGTCCGGAACATTGCCCCCGGGGCTCGTCCGACTGAACCTTGATGACCTGTTGCTCAGCAACACGCGATTGTGTCCATCTCCGGATCTCGGATTTCAGGACTGGTTGCGCACTATTCCCAACCTCCGGGTTTCCTCCCGTTGCAATCTGGACCCTGGGGAATCCACGGTCTACCTCACGCAGGCCACGCAGTCGCTGGAGCAACCGGTGCCGATAGTGGCGGGTGATGAAGCGCTCCTGCGCGTATTCCTTACGACAAATGAGGACATAATTGGAACCATGCCTCCGATGAGGGCCAGGTTCTACCAGGGCGAGGCCGAAATCCATGCGTTGGACATACCCGAACAGGCTGTCGACATCCCGCAGGGGATCGACGAGGGAGACCTGTCGGCATCGGCCAACGCACGGGTACCCGGATCGGTGCTGCTGCCCGGTTTGGAGATGGTCATCGAGATCGATCCGGAAGGTTTGTCGGAGGCTTCCTCGGGCGTCGTCCGCCGCTTGCCTGCCATGGGCCGGACATCCGTGGACGTGAGGCACGTTCCACCACTGGAGCTTACGCTGGTACCCTTTCTGTGGACAGAAGACCCGGACGACAGATCGGTCTTAGCGGAAACGGCAGGTCTGTCGGCCCAATCCGATCTGTTTCGTCCCACCCATGATCTCCTGCCGGTGGACGACCTGGTAGTGAACGTGCGCGATCCAGTATGGACGACGACGGAACTCGTGTTGGATAACGGGGACGCTTTACTACGCGAAACTACGGCATTACGCATCATGGACGGCGCGAGCGGACAGCCACAGCACTACTACATGGGACTGCTTGAAGTAGGAGGCGGCCAGGCGGCCGGCATAGGTAGCACGGTGAGCGTATCTGTTCTGGATGATCTTATTATAGCCCACGAACTCGGCCACAACATGAACCTGTTCCATGCCCCGTGCGGAGGTGCTGCCGGACCCGATCCCAACTATCCGTATCCAGACGGATCCACCGGGTCCTGGGGATACGATTTGCTGGCAGACAGGCTGGTCGGCCCTTCTACCTCGGATCTGATGAGTTACTGTCATCCGCAGTGGATCAGCGAATACCACTTCAACAGGGCCATGGCCTACCGTCTCTCGCAGGTACAGGCGCCGCTTCTAGCCGCGTCTTTTGCGCCTGCTGCCCGAAGCCTGCTTCTCTGGGGTGGAGTCGGTATGAGCGGTGAGCTTGTCTTCGAACCGGCATTCGTTGTGGACGCCCCGCAGATGATTCCCGAGGCAGGCGGTCCGTACGAGATCACCGGAGAGGACCGGAACGGACGCTTCCTCTTCAATTTCTCCTTCCGAATGACCGAGGTCATTGACGGCGAGGGCGGGCTCTTCGTCTTCGTCCTTCCCGGACGGGGGGATTGGCCCCGCCGTCTCTCGCGGATCACGCTTTCCGGCCCCGAGGGCGTCGTGACGCTGGGTGAAGAAGATGATCGTTCCGCCGCCATTCTCCTGGACAGCGCCACCGGCCAGGTGGGTGGCCTGTTGCGCGACTGGCCCGCGGCGGGTATTTCGGACGTGTCGGCAAGACGCGTGCTGCCGGAGCCCGGGCTGGACGTCGTCATCAGTCGGGGCATTCCGGACCGGAACGACTGGTAGACGGGATCAGGTACGGTACATTGGGGATCGCGGATCGATGATCAATCCTGGTGAAACACTTCTTCCATATCCGCCCACCATTCGCCTTCCTTCCGCGTCGGCAGCGGTTCCTGCATGGGCATCATGATGTCCCACCACTCCTGGGTCGTAGGATCGGCGGCCATCTTCGCCATGTCCGCCTTGAAGTCGTCTCCGACATACTCGAAATAGGAGAAAAGGTAACCGTCCTTCAGGTAGATGGAGTAGTTGGTGATGTTGCATTCCGTGATCATCTTCGCCACGCCTGGCCAGATCTCGACATGATATTCCTTATATTCCTCGATCCGTTCCGGCCTGACCTTGAGGACCATACCGTAGCGCTTGGGTGATGCCATTGTTGTCTCCTTGTGAGGGTCGCCGGGCGGGTGTCGGGCCGCTGGGCGGATGTCGAGCCGCCGGGCGGGTGTGTCCATTACGGATTTATATGTTGATGGATATTTTAATCAATATTGACAATGCTATTTTTGGCGTTTAAGGACATGCCGGCTCCCCCATCCACATCAATCCGGCGTCGGCGCGTCCTCGGGAACTAAACCCACATCCCGCAATTCCGACCAGAAATCCGCGGGGATCTCGAACTCAAACATCCGCACGTTTTCGTCCACTTCCTCGGGCGACCGCGCGCCTGGAATGACGGCGGCCACCGCAGGATGGGCCAGGGGGAACTGCAGTGCCGCCGCCTTGAGGGGCGTGCCGTGGCGGCCGCAAACCGCTTCGATGCGCCGCACCTTTTCCACGATATGAGGTGGCGCTTTGCGGTAGTCGAACTTCGCCCCGTCCACGGCGCCCTGCGCCAGGATGCCGCTGTTGTATGGGCCGCCTATGACGATACTGATGTTTCTTTCCTCGCACAGGGGCAGCAGCCGCTTGAGCGCCGTATGATCCACCAGGGTGTACCTGCCAGCGCACAGAAAACAGTCGAAATCGCCTTCGGTGGCGAAACGGGCGAGCATCTTCGCCTGGTTCATGCCGACCCCGACCGCCCGGATGACCCCTTCTTCCCGAAGCCGGACGAGCGCCCGGTAACTTCCCTCCATCGCTTCTTCGTAATGATTGTCGGGATCGTGAATGTGAAGGATATCGACCCGGTCGAGTCCGAGGCGGGCGAGGCTTTCTTCCAGGGAGCGCAGCGTGCCGTCGTAGCTGTAGTCGAAGACGGGACCGACGGGCGGAAGATCGTCGGACCAGACGTCCTGGTCGCGCTCTGGATCAGGCACGAGGAGGCGCCCCACCTTGGTGGCGAGGACGAAGGAATCCCGGGCGCGCCCGGCAAGCGCGGCACCCAGGCGGGTCTCGCTCACGCCGCTGCCGTAGAGCGGGGCCGTGTCGAAGAACCCCAGGCCGTGGCCGAGGTAGGTATCTACGACTCGTGCGGCGGCCTCTTCGGTAACCCCCTGGTACAACCCGGCCAGGGGCGCGCCGCCGAGTCCCAGGCGTTTAACTTTAAGCCCGGTGCGGCCGATTTCCGCTACCGCGCGCCGGGGTCTCGCCGCACTGGCCTGATGCTGGTCATCCTACCTCATCAGACTCGTCCGGCGTCTCGCCCTGCATCTCGCCCTGCATGGATTCCCCGCGCAGCAGGAAGGCCCGGATATCGTAACGGCCGGGGCGCTCCACGGGCAGGTCGCCCGCCTCGATCATCTCCTCGATGGGCGAACTGTGGGTGCGCACGGGCATCTGGACGACCTCGTGGAGGCGGGCGGACTCGTAGATACCCATGATGATCTCTACGGCGGCCCGGCCGTTTGACGCCTCGCCCCGGTGTTCGGACTTGCCCTCGATCCAGTCCGCCAGTTCCACCGCCTGGCCCACACTAGGGTCCTCGCCGGTCGAGGGGTGCTCTTCCCAGCCGCCGGTGTTCGAGTTGATGAGCAGGACGCGCTGCTCGTTCACGTCCATCATGCCGTCCGTGCCGTAGAGGTAGCCGCCCTGCCGCCGTTCCGGATGGAGCTCCTGCAGAAGCTGTCCCACGGCCCCGTTGTCGAAGCCGACGATACCCGCGCTGCGGTCCTCGATCCGGATATCGCGCTCGTACCGGTCGGTCTTGCGTTCGATATTCCCGAGCACCCATTCGGGCGCGGGATCGCTCATGACGTAGCGCATGAAATCGAACATGTGGGAGCAGTCGTTGAGCAGGCCCTGGCTGCCGCTGCAGTGGACGTGCCGCACGTCGCCGATGGCGCCTTCGGCGATCAGGTTCCGGGCATCGGTCCACACCGGGTTGAACCGGCGCTGGTGGGCGATGGCCAGCTTGACGTCGTTCCGGCGGGCCGCGATCATCATCTCGTCGCATTCGCCCATGTTGACCGCCATGGGCTTCTCACAGAGAATGGCCTTCGGACGGCGCGCGCAGGCGGCGATGGTCAGGGGTGCGTGGAGCTTGTGCCACGTACAGATGCTGACGACGTCCAGCCCCTCCTCGTCCAGCATCTCCCGGGCGTCGGCGTAGCGTTTTCCAATATCGTACCGGTCGCCGAAATCCTGCCTGGCCTCGGCCACAGGGTCCGAAAGCGCTACGACCTCGAACCGCTCTTCTCCCAGGTATCCATTCATGTGCAGGTGCGAGATGCTGCCACACCCGATTATGCCGACACGATAGACCGTGGACATCTAAGACTCCTCCCAGGACGGATTTTGCGTGTATACGAGTTGTGACGATGCGACGAAGCCCGGCGACCGGTAGTGCCGGACCAATAGTTGGTCAAAATCGGATATCGAAATATAGACGGCGGTATGGACCGTGTCAACGATCCCGAATGCGGCGCTACGCGACGTGTCTTCGATGACGCAAGCGGTGCCCGCGGAGGGGAGTCGACGATCACGTGGACGTCGCCGCGCACTGCATCTAACCCCGGTGGACATGACTTGACACGGCGCACGGAAATAGCATAAGATTCAGTACGATGGAACTGCTGATAGTAATCAACGTAATCCTGCTCCTCATCCTCATCGGGACCTTCCTGTCTCTCTCGGGGCGCGTAAAACACCTCGAGGACACCGTCCGACGATATTTGAAGAATGTAACAGACCCGGTTGCGGGGATGTCCAGTAGCGACGCGCCGGGGTCGGACGACGCACCGGGTCCTGACGACGCACCGGGTCCGGACGACGCGACGGAACCGGAGACCGCAGGATCCACGCATCCGGCCGAGAGCGTTCCCGACCAGGGGCGGGCCGCACAACCTGTCGCGGACGCTCTGGACCAGGGGCGGGCCGCGCATCCGCCCACAAAAGTGCCGGACCAGGCGCGAGCCGGCGACGCAGCCAGCCGGCTGTCCCACATGCTCCGGCCCCGCACCCGCGAGGAGTGGGAGACCCTGATCGGTGGCAAGCTGCTGAATCGCGTGGGCGCCCTCGCCCTCATCCTCGGCGTGGGATTCTTCCTGAAATACGCCTTCGACAACGACTGGCTGAACGAGACGGCGCGCGTGGTCCTGGGCGGAGTGGCCGGCCTGCTGCTGGTTGCCGGCGGCCACCGGTTCCACCGGCGCGGCATGTCCGTATTCGCGCAGGGCCTGACCGGGGCGGGCGTGGGCATCCTCTATCTTTCGATTTACGCCGCCTACGATTTCTATCGCCTCGTTCCGCAACCCGCCGCCTTTCTGCTGATGGCCCTGGTGACGGCCGCGGCCCTGCTGCTTTCCCTGCGCTACGACGCACGGGCCATCGCCCTGCTCGGATGGGCCGGTGGATTTCTGACGCCGTTCCTGCTCGTCACCGCCCAGTTGAACACCCTCGGACTATTTGTCTACATCACCCTGCTCGACGCGGGCCTGATCGCGGTGCTGCTGAACCGGCGCCACTGGAGAGTGCTCGAGCCGCTGGGTATCGCGGCAACCTACGCCACGTACCTGACCTGGTCGTTTCGGGCGGATCTGCCCGAAGGTTTTGGAACGGCGCTGGCCTTCCTGACGCTGTGGTGGGCGCTGTTCGCCTGGCTGAGTCTCTACCGGTCAGCGGCCGGCGATACGGGAAAACGCCGGTGGCGATGGATCGCGGTAACCGTCAACGCATTGGGTTTCTACGTGATGCTCATGCGCCTTTCGCGGCACACGGAAGGCATATGGGATTTCATCGGGTTCCAGTCTCTTACTCCACAAAACTACCTGGCCTATTCAGAAGGGATCGCCACGGCCTTCCTCTCCCTGGCCTACTTCGTGCTGACCGCCTGGATCACGCGCAATACAGACGACCGATCCGCGGCCGCCGTGCATGCGACCGCGGCCATATTGCTGGCGGTTCGCGCACCACTGAGCTTTTTCTCCCCCTACGTCACTGTCGTCATCTGGGCCTTTGAGGCCCTGATCCTGTTCGGGTTCGGTGCATACCGCGAAGTGCGCGCCGTCCGGCACGCCGGTACGGCCCTGTTGGCGCTTTCGTTCGTAGGGATCTTTCTCTTTGGCGGCGCCTACGTATTCAACCTGGTTTCAAACTATGCGCCGGTATTTTCGTCGCGCACCGCCGCGTACTGGGTCGTGGGCGGAGCCTTGCTCGCCTGTGCCGGCATGCTGCGGGGCCGCACCGAATCGAAGAGCGACCGCCGGCATTACGCGGTCTTCCACCTGGCCTGGACCTTTCTCCTCCTGGTCTGGGGCACGGTGGAAGTCCTCAACTACTTTCAATACCTGTCTGTCACGACGGAAGGCGGCTCGACGGAGCAGTTGGCAAACCTGCGGCAACTCGCCGTATCGGGCGCGTGGCTGTTTGGCGCGGCGCTGGTCATGACGCTTGGACGGTGGCAGGACATCCCCGCCCTGCGCGCGGCAGCCATCGTCTACCTCGGCTGCACCGTGGTGAAAGTCTTTGTCTTCGACCTCATGTTCCTGGACACCCTCTACCGTATCGTCGCCTTCCTAGGCCTGAGCGCCATACTCATCGCCGTCTCCTACCTCTACTACCGGAACCGGCCGGCTTCCTGACCCGGTACGCCTTCCTGGCTCGTCTATCCCAGCCTGAATCGATCATCTCGATTGAAAAAAACGTGCGAGAGATTACAAAAGCCCTCCGACTATTTCGATAGACCCTATCGAATTGGTCCATTCACAAGCGCATCCATCTATTCAACGGAGGGAATCATGGGAGACGACAAGGTTAAGGAATCGCCGGCTGAGGTG is part of the Gemmatimonadota bacterium genome and harbors:
- a CDS encoding L-rhamnose mutarotase — protein: MASPKRYGMVLKVRPERIEEYKEYHVEIWPGVAKMITECNITNYSIYLKDGYLFSYFEYVGDDFKADMAKMAADPTTQEWWDIMMPMQEPLPTRKEGEWWADMEEVFHQD
- a CDS encoding aldo/keto reductase, encoding MGRTGLKVKRLGLGGAPLAGLYQGVTEEAAARVVDTYLGHGLGFFDTAPLYGSGVSETRLGAALAGRARDSFVLATKVGRLLVPDPERDQDVWSDDLPPVGPVFDYSYDGTLRSLEESLARLGLDRVDILHIHDPDNHYEEAMEGSYRALVRLREEGVIRAVGVGMNQAKMLARFATEGDFDCFLCAGRYTLVDHTALKRLLPLCEERNISIVIGGPYNSGILAQGAVDGAKFDYRKAPPHIVEKVRRIEAVCGRHGTPLKAAALQFPLAHPAVAAVIPGARSPEEVDENVRMFEFEIPADFWSELRDVGLVPEDAPTPD
- a CDS encoding Gfo/Idh/MocA family oxidoreductase, whose product is MSTVYRVGIIGCGSISHLHMNGYLGEERFEVVALSDPVAEARQDFGDRYDIGKRYADAREMLDEEGLDVVSICTWHKLHAPLTIAACARRPKAILCEKPMAVNMGECDEMMIAARRNDVKLAIAHQRRFNPVWTDARNLIAEGAIGDVRHVHCSGSQGLLNDCSHMFDFMRYVMSDPAPEWVLGNIERKTDRYERDIRIEDRSAGIVGFDNGAVGQLLQELHPERRQGGYLYGTDGMMDVNEQRVLLINSNTGGWEEHPSTGEDPSVGQAVELADWIEGKSEHRGEASNGRAAVEIIMGIYESARLHEVVQMPVRTHSSPIEEMIEAGDLPVERPGRYDIRAFLLRGESMQGEMQGETPDESDEVG
- a CDS encoding DUF2339 domain-containing protein, translating into MELLIVINVILLLILIGTFLSLSGRVKHLEDTVRRYLKNVTDPVAGMSSSDAPGSDDAPGPDDAPGPDDATEPETAGSTHPAESVPDQGRAAQPVADALDQGRAAHPPTKVPDQARAGDAASRLSHMLRPRTREEWETLIGGKLLNRVGALALILGVGFFLKYAFDNDWLNETARVVLGGVAGLLLVAGGHRFHRRGMSVFAQGLTGAGVGILYLSIYAAYDFYRLVPQPAAFLLMALVTAAALLLSLRYDARAIALLGWAGGFLTPFLLVTAQLNTLGLFVYITLLDAGLIAVLLNRRHWRVLEPLGIAATYATYLTWSFRADLPEGFGTALAFLTLWWALFAWLSLYRSAAGDTGKRRWRWIAVTVNALGFYVMLMRLSRHTEGIWDFIGFQSLTPQNYLAYSEGIATAFLSLAYFVLTAWITRNTDDRSAAAVHATAAILLAVRAPLSFFSPYVTVVIWAFEALILFGFGAYREVRAVRHAGTALLALSFVGIFLFGGAYVFNLVSNYAPVFSSRTAAYWVVGGALLACAGMLRGRTESKSDRRHYAVFHLAWTFLLLVWGTVEVLNYFQYLSVTTEGGSTEQLANLRQLAVSGAWLFGAALVMTLGRWQDIPALRAAAIVYLGCTVVKVFVFDLMFLDTLYRIVAFLGLSAILIAVSYLYYRNRPAS